From a single Phaenicophaeus curvirostris isolate KB17595 chromosome 23, BPBGC_Pcur_1.0, whole genome shotgun sequence genomic region:
- the KCNQ4 gene encoding potassium voltage-gated channel subfamily KQT member 4 translates to MAGARRGAALSAVRTEGTPPSTPPRRGLLAAPRPGAAPRPAGPPRCRRRLQSCLYNALERPRGWAFVYHVFIFLLVFSCLVLSVFSTIQEHQKLANECLFILEFVMIVVFGMEYIVRVWAAGCCCRYRGWRGRFRFARKPFCVIDFIVFVASVAVIAAGTQGNIFATSALRSMRFLQILRMVRMDRRGGTWKLLGSVVYAHSKELITAWYIGFLVLIFSSFLVYLAEKDANAQFATYADSLWWGTVTLTTIGYGDKTPQTWLGRMLAAGFALLGISFFALPAGILGSGFALKVQEQHRQKHFEKRRTPAANLIQAAWRLYSTDASRTYLTATWSYYDSLLPSLREMLLIFEHLHRVRNGGFRNSEVKKFPDGAPPPYHPFTPGLKSISPAACPGESNKMGIKERIRLSNLQRQSSRGRQHLPPALHRSPSPEDSPDASSPTKVQKSWSFNDRTRFRASLRLKPRTSVEADCPAEDSGEEQSSNCDLTFEDIMPAVKTLIRAVRILKFLVAKRKFKETLRPYDVKDVIEQYSAGHLDMLGRIKSLQMRVDQIMGRGALAADKKSREKGEKPALETELVDELSMMGRVVKVERQVQSIEHKLDLLLGLYSQCLRKGSINSFSLAAVQLPRGEPDITSDYHSPVDHEDISVSAQTLNISRSASANID, encoded by the exons ATGGCCGGGgcgcggcggggagcggcgctGAGCGCCGTGCGCACCGAGGGGACCCCCCCGAGCACCCCCCCCCGCCGGGGGCTGCTGGCTGCACCCCggcccggggccgccccccgccccgccgggcccccccgctgccgccgccgcctgcagagctgcctctACAACGCGCTGGAGCGGCCCCGGGGGTGGGCGTTCGTCTACCACGTCTTCAT ATTCCTCCTCGTCTTCAGCTGCCTGGTGCTCTCCGTCTTCTCCACCATCCAGGAGCACCAGAAATTGGCCAACGAGTGCCTCTTCATCCTG GAGTTTGTCATGATCGTGGTGTTCGGCATGGAGTACATCGTCCGCGTCTGGGCTGccggctgctgctgccgctaCCGGGGCTGGCGGGGACGCTTCCGCTTCGCCAGGAAACCCTTCTGTGTGATCG ATTTCATCGTCTTCGTCGCCTCGGTGGCCGTCATCGCCGCCGGCACCCAGGGCAACATCTTCGCCACCTCGGCGCTGCGCAGCATGCGGTTCCTGCAGATCCTGCGCATGGTGCGCATGGACCGGCGCGGCGGCACCTGGAAGCTGCTGGGCTCCGTCGTCTACGCCCACAGCAAG GAGCTCATCACCGCCTGGTACATCGGCTTCTTGGTGCtcatcttctcctccttcctcgtCTACCTGGCCGAGAAGGACGCCAACGCCCAGTTTGCCACCTACGCCGACTCTCTGTGGTGGGGCACG GTCACCCTCACCACCATCGGCTACGGGGACAAGACGCCGCAGACGTGGCTGGGACGGATGCTGGCAGCCGGCTTCGCCCTGCTCGGCATCTCCTTCTTTGCTCTGCCAGCC GGGATCCTGGGCTCTGGCTTTGCACTCAAAGTGCAGGAGCAGCATCGGCAGAAGCATTTTGAGAAGAGGCGGACTCCGGCGGCAAACCTGATCCAG gctgcctGGCGCCTGTACTCGACTGACGCCAGCCGGACGTACCTGACGGCCACATGGTCCTACTACGACAGCCTCCTGCCCTCGCTCAG AGAGATGCTCCTAATCTTTGAGCATTTGCACCGAGTCCGCAACGGAGGATTTAGGAATTCAGAGGTGAAAAAATTTCCCGATGGAGCCCCACCGCCTTATCACCCCTTCACCCCTGGCCTGAAAAGCATCAGCCCTGCTGCTTGTCCAGGGGAAAG CAACAAGATGGGCATCAAGGAGCGCATTCGGCTGAGCAACCTGCAGCGGCAGAGCAGCCGGGGCAGGCAGCACCTGCCCCCCGCCCTGCACcgctcccccagccccgaggACAGCCCCGACGCCTCCAGCCCCACCAAGGTGCAGAAGAGCTGGAGCTTCAATGACCGGACACGCTTCCGTGCATCCCTGAGGCTGAAGCCGCGGACCTCGGTCGAGG CCGACTGCCCGGCGGAGGACAGCGGCGAGGAGCAGAGCTCCAACTGTGACCTGACCTTTGAGGACATCATGCCAGCGGTGAAGACCCTCATCCGAGCTGTCAG GATCCTGAAGTTCCTGGTGGCCAAGAGGAAGTTCAAGGAGACCTTGCGTCCTTACGACGTCAAGGATGTCATCGAGCAGTACTCGGCCGGCCACCTGGACATGCTGGGCCGGATCAAGAGCCTGCAGATGCG CGTGGACCAGATCATGGGCAGGGGAGCCCTCGCTGCGGACAAGAAGTCccgggagaaaggggagaagcCAGCGCTGGAGACAGAGCTGGTGGACGAGCTCAGCATGATGGGTCGTGTGGTCAAGGTGGAGAGGCAG GTGCAATCCATCGAGCACAAGCTGGACCTGCTGCTCGGCCTCTACTCCCAGTGCCTCCGCAAGGGCTCCATCAACTCCTTCAGCCTGGCCGCCGTGCAGCTGCCCCGCGGCGAGCCCGACATCACCTCCGACTACCACAGCCCCGTGGACCACGAGGACATCTCGGTCTCTGCCCAGACCCTCAACATCTCCAGGTCGGCCAGTGCCAACATAGACTGA